CCAAGTCAGAGAAGGAGGCTGCCATGAAGTCCATAGCTTCAGCGCGCAAGTCGTTCGGATATTTACCCTTGTCAGCACCGACGATGTAGTCGAAGTACTGCTTAGCAGCGATTTCGTATTCAGCAGTGTTGTAGTAAGATTCTGCCAAGTGGTACATGGCAAGTGCAGCTTCCTTACCCGTGAGGTTTTCGAAGCCAGTCACTTTCTTATAAGCAGTGATAGCATCCTTGAACTTACGGTTCATGAAGTGGTATTCTGCAATACGGAGCCATGCCTTCGGCACAAGACCGTTGTCCGGGAAGTCGCGGACGAGCTGCATACGGAGCTTGTATGCCTTGTCGTCTTCGCCGCTAGCTTCCTGCACAGCTGCAGCCTGGTAAATCACGGTCGGAGCCTTAGCTTCCTTCGGATACTTGTCGATGTATTCAAGGAAGTAACCCAAGGACTTCTGGTGATCCGGCTTCGGGAACTGGCCGATGTTAGCGCACTTTGCCGGCTTGTTATCACGGTCAGCGCACCAAGCAACATCTTCTTCGTATTGGGCGTTCTTGTCGAGGAACTGCTTTTCTTCGAGCTGGAACTGATAGTGGCCAAGTTGCTGCAAGGAGCTAGCGCAACGGTTACTAATCTTGCCGGCGCAGCGGTCAACCTGCTTTTGCCACTGTTCAATTGCTTTACGCATGCCATCTTCATCAAGGCCACCAGAACGGCATGCCTGTTCAGCCTGGTTCTTAATCACTCTATAGGAGCTAGCGCACTGATCATAACCAGCATTGCCTTTTCCGATAGACTTGCACTTTGCGTAAAGATTCTTTGCTTCGGTCGTTTTTTCCTTACACGGATCCGATGCAGCAAAAGAAGTTCCAACCATGGAGCATACAATTGCTGAGACGAGCAATAGATTTTTCATCGTTCTCTATCCACCTATGATTTTCTTAAAAATAAAAGTGACGGGCCCAGCTTTATACTGGGTCCGAATTATACTCGATTAGAGGTCGTCTTCCAATTCAACAGGAGGAAGATCCGGTTTCTTTCCACCGCCTGCACCACCAATCTTAGACATGATGGTAGCCTTGGTAAAGCCTGCGTCTTCCAAAATGCGCTTACGATTAGATTCAAAGCGGTCACTCTGGATAGCTCTCTGCATGAACGTTGCGTAATCTTCAATAGCCTGGTTAGCCTTGTTGAATGTCGGACGCAAAGCTTCGCGTTTGCTTTCCACACGCGGAGTCGGCAACTGGCGAGCGAGATCCAAGGCAAGAACCTGAACGGAGTCGAACTGGCTCTGCATGGAATCGTAAGCCTGACGAGCACTGTCGCGAGAAGCAACGGACACAATCGGCTGTTCCGTACGAGATTCAGCCTGGGTCAAAGCGTCAAGAGCGTTCTGGTAGTCTTTCTTCATGAAGTAGCAGTAACCCATAACGAGGTATGCTTCAGACACGAGGAAGGATTCCGGAAGATTGCTGATAATCCACTTGGCCGGCTTGATAGCTTCATCCGGCTTGTTGACCTTGAGGAAGGACCATGCAATACCGAGCATAGCTTCGTCGTACACCGGAGATTGCTTCTGGACCTGGCCATACATCTGAGCAGCTGCTGCGATGTCCGGCTTTTCACCAGAGAAGAAGAGGTGGCCGAGCTTAACTCTTGCAGCGTCCTGAAGGTCGCGTTCAGACTGGTTGGAAACCGGCTGTTCCGTAATATCACGGAAGCAGTTTTCAGCTTCGTCGAACTTGCTCATACGGCTGTGTGCGATACCCATGGTATAGCGAGCGTAGAAGTAGTTGGCGTTACCCGGAAGAATGGAAGCAAGCAGGTCAACAGATTCCTGATAGAGGCCCTGTTCGAACTTGATCTGGCCAGCAACGTAGTCAGCGTCAGCCTTCACGTCACTTTCACCGAACTTCTGAGCAATATTCTGGTACTTGTTCAAAGCTTCCGTGTACTTGCCTTCCTTATAGTCGATGTTCATCAACTGGAAGTGATACTTGGCGCGTTGGTCACTCTGCGGATAGCGCTTGATAGCGTCTTCGTAGACGTTCTTAGCAGCCTTGTGCATACGGAGGTTTTCGAAAGACTTTGCCTTGTAGAAAGCAGCCTGGTCAACAAGGTGGAATGCCGGGTACTTGGTCTGAACCTTACCGAAGGCATAAGCAGCTTCGAGGAACTGACGGTTCAAGTACAGACGCATTGCAGCACGGTAGTCGTTTTCAGGTTCGATCTTCAAACGGCGATAACGTTCTTCACCAATCTTCTCTTCACGGGTATCACCGAAGCGAGAAGTCAGCTTGACAGCCCACACAAAGCCACGGTTCTTCTTAGCCCAGAGGTCGTCGTGAGACATTTCGAGGTCAAGAGCGAGGTAACGGAAGATGCTGACATCCTTAACGTTAACCGTAGCACCGATAACCGGGTAGCCTTCCTTAGTAAAGCGGCCACGGACACCGAGGTGAGAAGAAAGATAATAGGTCAAGGAGAAGCTCATTTCGAGGTTGCAGCCCTTACCACCTTCCTTAGAATCGTGGATAAGGTCAATCACGGAGAGTTCGGCCTTGAATTCGAGAAGACGGTTGAATCCGCGATAGAACAAAGAGAGGTTCAAGTTCGTCGGAATCTTGTAAGCATCGGCAGCGCCCATGAACACGAACTTGAAGCTACCGTCACCATCAGCTTCGCTGACAGCCGGAGCAAGGAGGTTCTGCACGGCAACGCCAATGAGCAAGTAACCATACTTCGAAGAAGCGAGCGGGTTCCAGCTCAAACCTACGTCGGCACCAATCGTGAGCTGCTTGAGTTCATCAAACTGGTTGATGTACAAGACAGAGAGGTCAACACCGAGAGAGAGCAAGTGGAAGAGTCTATAAGCGTAACCGAACTGAACGGCAATTTCGCTATAGGATTCGCCACCTTCGATGGAAGCACCGTTTTCGAAAAGGGAGAAGCCCAAAGTGTGCTTGTAGTCAATCGGGTATGTCAAGCTGACATATTCCTGGCTAGCTTCGCCACTAATGGTGCTAAAGAAAGCA
This is a stretch of genomic DNA from Fibrobacter succinogenes. It encodes these proteins:
- a CDS encoding tetratricopeptide repeat protein, producing MLRTSFIKTSALGLAVASTSLFAEATYTPNKYQQNDWFAEYGGNTAMYVNPAGISETDQLEFSAAFFSTISGEASQEYVSLTYPIDYKHTLGFSLFENGASIEGGESYSEIAVQFGYAYRLFHLLSLGVDLSVLYINQFDELKQLTIGADVGLSWNPLASSKYGYLLIGVAVQNLLAPAVSEADGDGSFKFVFMGAADAYKIPTNLNLSLFYRGFNRLLEFKAELSVIDLIHDSKEGGKGCNLEMSFSLTYYLSSHLGVRGRFTKEGYPVIGATVNVKDVSIFRYLALDLEMSHDDLWAKKNRGFVWAVKLTSRFGDTREEKIGEERYRRLKIEPENDYRAAMRLYLNRQFLEAAYAFGKVQTKYPAFHLVDQAAFYKAKSFENLRMHKAAKNVYEDAIKRYPQSDQRAKYHFQLMNIDYKEGKYTEALNKYQNIAQKFGESDVKADADYVAGQIKFEQGLYQESVDLLASILPGNANYFYARYTMGIAHSRMSKFDEAENCFRDITEQPVSNQSERDLQDAARVKLGHLFFSGEKPDIAAAAQMYGQVQKQSPVYDEAMLGIAWSFLKVNKPDEAIKPAKWIISNLPESFLVSEAYLVMGYCYFMKKDYQNALDALTQAESRTEQPIVSVASRDSARQAYDSMQSQFDSVQVLALDLARQLPTPRVESKREALRPTFNKANQAIEDYATFMQRAIQSDRFESNRKRILEDAGFTKATIMSKIGGAGGGKKPDLPPVELEDDL